Proteins from a genomic interval of Verrucomicrobium sp.:
- the rpoB gene encoding DNA-directed RNA polymerase subunit beta: protein MSSKKAVERINFGKIDETIDIPNLIEHQLKSYADFLQTEVAPNKRRSEGLQAVFAEVFPIESYDGKIKLEFASYEIGEPKMPALECIRESQTFAAPLYITFRLREESSAKEERVYMGELPMMTTQGNFIINGAERVIVSQLHRSPGICFESSVHTNGKLLYSYRIIPDRGTWMEVTFDTTDLLYVHLDRRKRRRKFLITTLLRALGYNTDEEIISLFYPIEDLKLTADIDDSRIGTKVLIAEIRDSANQDQVVARAFEPLTKGVVRQILELGTKTVRAVDIKDDDTIIKCLKKDTARDTDEALKEIYRRLRPGDPPTVPNAKILLKRLFFDNKRYDLSRVGRYKINQKLGLTVDLDTRVLANEDVIAATQYIIKLRRGDGAIDDIDHLGSRRVRTVGELLANQCRTGLARTERLVKERMTLFDVNTEGMTPQKLINPKALSATIRDFFSRSQLSQLMDQTNPLSELTHKRRLSALGPGGLSRDRAGFEVRDVHPSHYGRICPIETPEGPNIGLIASMSCFARVNEFGFIETPYRKVTNGRVTGQVDYLAADQEENYIVAMANSGLDEKGHLTEKKVSVRFKGEFLEVEPERVSYMDVSPKQLVSVAASLIPFLEHDDANRALMGSNMQRQGVPLIVTDSPVVGTGMEAKVARDTQAVIVSDISGKVASASGHQIVVTRDGEMPEGKKKLKHDPENGVCVYELRKFMRSNAGTCVNQKPIVRSGDKVAAGQVLADGPCTDKGELALGRNVLVAFMPWNGYNFEDAILISEKVVKEDGYTSIHIDEFEISARDTKLGPEEITRDIPNVGDEALKNLGPDGVIRIGAEVKPGDILVGKITPKSETELAPEERLLRAIFGDKAADVKDSSLRVPSGTYGIVMDIKVTSGNVTVQRQKMTPTEAKQKGKEIEGRYVTKEAELLEELTQALSNILLNEKIPLDVVNAETGEIIIPANRKITKTLLRKLASVYDHIEIDPSPIRIKIMEIIQSFESKFEQLKNDKDVELDQVESGDEVDPGIIKQVKVYVASKRKISVGDKMAGRHGNKGVVARIVPEEDMPFLPDGTPVEIVLNPLGVPSRMNVGQVLETHLGIAARALGFKVATPVFDGIKEKQIRAYLKEAGYDEDGKSYLYDGRSGERFDQRVVVGIIYMLKLGHMVADKIHARAVGPYSLVTQQPLGGKAQYGGQRFGEMEVWAMEAYGAAYTLQELLTVKSDDVTGRTRIYESIVKGDNTLEAGTPESFNVLIKEMQSLCLDVKVGARSGGLAEPEAPAPRPLLGEEPAAA from the coding sequence ATGAGCAGCAAGAAAGCGGTAGAGCGGATCAATTTCGGGAAGATCGACGAAACCATCGACATCCCCAACCTCATCGAGCACCAGCTCAAGTCCTACGCCGATTTCCTCCAGACCGAAGTCGCCCCCAACAAGCGCCGTTCCGAAGGCCTGCAGGCCGTCTTCGCCGAGGTTTTCCCCATTGAAAGCTACGACGGGAAGATCAAGCTGGAATTCGCCTCCTACGAGATCGGTGAGCCGAAGATGCCCGCGCTGGAGTGCATCCGCGAGAGCCAGACCTTCGCCGCCCCTCTCTACATCACTTTCCGCCTCCGCGAGGAGAGCTCCGCCAAAGAAGAGCGCGTTTACATGGGCGAGCTGCCCATGATGACCACGCAGGGCAACTTCATCATCAACGGCGCCGAGCGCGTCATCGTCAGCCAGCTGCACCGCTCCCCCGGCATCTGCTTCGAGTCGAGCGTCCACACCAACGGCAAGCTCCTCTACTCCTACCGCATCATTCCCGACCGCGGCACCTGGATGGAGGTCACCTTCGACACCACCGACCTGCTCTACGTCCACCTGGACCGCCGCAAGCGCCGCCGGAAATTCCTCATCACCACCCTCCTGCGCGCCCTCGGCTACAACACGGACGAGGAGATCATCTCCCTCTTCTACCCCATCGAGGACCTGAAGCTCACTGCCGACATCGACGACTCCCGCATCGGCACCAAGGTGCTCATCGCGGAGATCCGCGACAGCGCGAACCAGGACCAGGTCGTCGCCCGCGCCTTCGAGCCGCTGACCAAGGGCGTCGTGCGCCAGATCCTGGAGCTGGGCACCAAGACCGTCCGCGCCGTCGACATCAAGGACGACGACACCATCATCAAGTGCCTCAAGAAGGACACCGCGCGCGACACCGACGAGGCGCTGAAGGAAATCTACCGCCGCCTCCGCCCCGGCGATCCGCCGACCGTCCCCAACGCCAAGATCCTGCTCAAGCGCCTCTTCTTCGACAACAAGCGCTACGATCTTTCCCGCGTCGGCCGCTACAAGATCAACCAGAAGCTCGGCCTCACCGTCGACCTGGACACCCGCGTCCTGGCCAATGAGGACGTCATCGCCGCCACCCAGTACATCATCAAGCTGCGCCGCGGCGACGGCGCGATCGACGACATCGATCACCTGGGCAGCCGCCGCGTCCGCACCGTGGGCGAGCTGCTGGCCAACCAGTGCAGGACAGGCCTGGCCCGCACCGAGCGCCTGGTGAAGGAGCGCATGACCCTCTTCGACGTGAACACCGAGGGCATGACGCCGCAGAAGCTCATCAACCCGAAGGCGCTCTCCGCGACCATCCGCGACTTCTTCTCCCGCAGCCAGCTCTCCCAGCTGATGGACCAGACGAATCCGCTCTCCGAGCTGACGCACAAGCGGCGTCTCTCGGCCCTTGGGCCCGGCGGTCTCTCCCGCGACCGCGCCGGCTTCGAGGTGCGTGACGTTCACCCGTCCCACTACGGCCGCATCTGTCCGATCGAGACGCCGGAAGGCCCGAACATCGGCCTCATCGCCTCCATGTCGTGCTTCGCGCGCGTCAACGAGTTCGGCTTCATCGAGACTCCCTACCGGAAGGTCACCAACGGCCGCGTCACCGGCCAGGTCGACTACCTCGCCGCCGACCAGGAGGAAAACTACATCGTCGCGATGGCCAATTCCGGCCTCGACGAGAAGGGCCACCTCACCGAGAAGAAAGTCTCCGTCCGCTTCAAGGGCGAGTTCCTCGAGGTCGAGCCGGAGCGCGTCAGCTACATGGACGTCTCGCCCAAGCAGCTCGTCTCCGTGGCGGCCAGCCTGATCCCCTTCCTGGAGCATGACGACGCGAACCGCGCGCTCATGGGCTCCAACATGCAGAGGCAAGGTGTTCCATTAATCGTGACCGACTCCCCCGTGGTCGGCACGGGCATGGAAGCCAAGGTGGCCCGCGACACCCAGGCCGTCATCGTCTCCGACATTTCCGGCAAGGTCGCCTCGGCCTCCGGCCACCAGATCGTCGTCACCCGCGACGGCGAGATGCCCGAGGGCAAGAAGAAGCTCAAGCACGACCCCGAGAACGGCGTCTGCGTCTACGAGCTGCGCAAGTTCATGCGCTCGAACGCCGGCACCTGCGTCAACCAGAAGCCCATCGTCCGCAGCGGCGACAAGGTCGCCGCCGGCCAGGTCCTGGCCGACGGTCCCTGCACCGACAAGGGTGAGCTGGCCCTGGGCCGCAACGTCCTCGTCGCGTTCATGCCGTGGAACGGCTACAACTTCGAGGACGCCATCCTGATCTCCGAGAAGGTGGTCAAGGAAGACGGCTACACCTCCATCCACATCGACGAGTTCGAGATCAGCGCCCGCGACACGAAGCTGGGGCCCGAGGAAATCACCCGGGACATCCCCAACGTCGGCGACGAGGCCCTGAAGAACCTCGGGCCGGACGGCGTCATCCGCATCGGCGCGGAAGTGAAGCCGGGCGACATCCTCGTCGGCAAGATCACCCCCAAGAGCGAGACCGAGCTGGCTCCCGAGGAGCGCCTCCTGCGCGCCATCTTCGGCGACAAGGCGGCCGACGTGAAGGATTCCTCCCTGCGCGTCCCCTCCGGCACCTACGGCATCGTCATGGACATCAAGGTGACCAGCGGCAACGTCACCGTGCAGCGCCAGAAGATGACGCCCACGGAAGCCAAGCAGAAGGGCAAGGAGATCGAAGGCCGCTACGTCACCAAGGAGGCCGAGCTGCTCGAAGAGCTCACCCAGGCCCTCTCCAACATCCTGCTTAACGAGAAGATCCCCCTCGACGTCGTCAACGCGGAGACGGGCGAGATCATCATCCCGGCCAACCGCAAGATCACCAAGACGCTGCTGCGCAAGCTCGCCTCGGTCTACGACCACATCGAGATCGATCCGAGCCCGATCCGCATCAAGATCATGGAGATCATCCAGAGCTTCGAGAGCAAGTTCGAGCAGCTCAAGAACGACAAGGACGTCGAGCTCGACCAGGTCGAGAGCGGCGACGAAGTCGATCCCGGCATCATCAAGCAGGTGAAGGTCTACGTCGCCAGCAAGCGCAAGATCTCCGTCGGCGACAAGATGGCGGGCCGCCACGGCAACAAGGGCGTCGTCGCCCGCATCGTGCCGGAAGAGGACATGCCCTTCCTGCCGGACGGCACCCCGGTCGAGATCGTTCTCAACCCCCTCGGCGTGCCTTCCCGCATGAACGTCGGACAGGTTCTGGAAACCCACCTCGGCATCGCCGCGCGCGCGCTCGGCTTCAAGGTGGCCACCCCGGTCTTCGACGGCATCAAGGAAAAGCAGATCCGCGCCTACCTGAAGGAGGCCGGCTACGACGAGGACGGCAAGAGCTACCTCTACGACGGCCGCAGCGGCGAGCGCTTTGACCAGCGCGTCGTCGTGGGCATCATCTACATGCTCAAGCTGGGCCACATGGTGGCGGACAAGATCCACGCCCGCGCCGTCGGGCCGTATTCCCTCGTCACCCAGCAGCCGCTGGGCGGCAAGGCCCAATACGGCGGCCAGCGCTTCGGCGAAATGGAGGTCTGGGCCATGGAAGCCTACGGCGCCGCCTACACCCTCCAGGAGCTGCTCACCGTCAAGTCGGACGACGTCACGGGCCGCACCCGCATCTACGAGAGCATCGTCAAGGGTGACAACACCCTGGAAGCGGGCACGCCGGAGTCGTTCAACGTTCTCATCAAGGAAATGCAGAGCCTCTGCCTCGACGTGAAGGTCGGCGCCCGTTCGGGCGGCCTGGCCGAGCCCGAGGCGCCCGCTCCGCGTCCCCTTCTGGGAGAAGAGCCCGCCGCCGCCTAG
- the rpoC gene encoding DNA-directed RNA polymerase subunit beta' has translation MSKETVAAREVLGLERAIGFDQVGISIASPETISAWSRGEVKNPETINYRTFKPEKGGLFCERIFGPTKDYECACGKYKRIKYKGVICDRCGVEVTLVRVRRERMGHIELAVPVSHIWFFKCMPSRLGLVMDMTARELERVIYYEDYLVIEAGSTPLEAKQLLSEQQYREALQQYGEGSFTARMGAEAIRDVLKSIDLGSLTQEIAEALTATKSKQTRKKLAKRLKLLQGFISSGARPEWMILEVLPVIPPDLRPLVPLEGGRFATSDLNDLYRRVINRNNRLRNLLQLKTPDVIIRNEKRMLQEAVDALFDNGRHGRAVTGAGNRPLKSLSDMLKGKTGRFRMNLLGKRVDYSGRSVIVIGPDLKLSQCGLPKKMALVLFEPFIIRRLREMGYVHTVRSAKKMIERQESVVWDILEDVTKGHSVLLNRAPTLHRLSIQAFEPKLIEGEAIRVHPLVCTAYNADFDGDQMAVHVPLSVEAQLEARLLMLATNNIFSPSSGRPITTPSQDITLGCYYLTQGPRRIPGQQAADKDKEKKRLPLFGDIDEVLFAHADKVIGTHELILLKNPDYGVEGTVYGDKEKKMIETTAGRVLFNQIWPQGLGYYNKTAGKKQLSEIILRAYQVGGREATVESLDKLKELGFTQATRAGISIGIDDMIIPEEKNKVIGRAYEQISVVEKQYRSGAITDGERYNKIVDLWTQATDEIASVMFRTLDYNLGRKEYNPLYMMVDSGARGNRQQVRQLAGIRGLMAKPSGDIIERPIVSNFREGLSVLEYFISTHGARKGLADTALKTADAGYMTRKLHDVAQDVIVTEPDCGTVNGIWVKAIYEGDEEIVRLADRIYGRVSCDDINDPVSRKPIVRANELIDEAKANAIERIGTERVKIRSVLTCETKAGICALCYGLNLATNQVSKLGEAVGVIAAQSIGEPGTQLTMRTFHIGGTASQIFKQPQIKAKNDGALKFNELRVVRSTEGQYVVLNKNGTVMVQDEEGRELESYTVAIGSIISVAEGEKVKKGQIFVQWDPYNVPILTEKAGTIEFHDIIEGVTMKRELDDATKQVGTVIIDHKEDLHPQIVVLGDKKEILASYSIPSGAHVEVKAGQKVEAGQRLAKTPRKVVKTKDITGGLPRVAELFEARRPKDAAEIAKIDGVIEDAGIARGKKRLIIRDPQTGAEEEHLIPLSKHLIVYKGDSVKKGQQLTEGPVVPHEVLEVCGPQDLQEYLLNEVQEVYRLQGVEINDKHIEIIVRQMLRKVKITDPGDTGFLWGEQIDRLDFEEENREIEEKGGKPAEASPVLLGITKASLETESFISAASFQDTTRVLTDAATLGKIDNLRGFKENIIMGHLIPAGTGFITHRSINLIELGEPVGEPVIFREKREGDEAAAAERSKLELAQALG, from the coding sequence ATGAGCAAAGAGACTGTAGCAGCACGCGAAGTCCTCGGTTTGGAGCGCGCCATCGGCTTTGACCAGGTCGGCATTTCCATCGCCTCCCCGGAGACGATCAGCGCCTGGAGCCGCGGCGAGGTCAAGAACCCCGAAACGATCAACTACCGCACCTTCAAGCCGGAAAAAGGCGGCCTGTTCTGCGAGCGGATCTTCGGCCCGACCAAGGATTACGAGTGCGCCTGCGGCAAATACAAGCGCATCAAGTACAAGGGCGTCATCTGCGACCGTTGCGGCGTTGAGGTCACCCTCGTCCGCGTCCGCCGCGAGCGCATGGGCCACATCGAGCTGGCCGTGCCCGTCTCCCACATTTGGTTCTTCAAGTGCATGCCCAGCCGCCTGGGCCTGGTCATGGACATGACCGCCCGCGAGCTGGAGCGCGTGATCTATTACGAGGACTACCTCGTCATCGAGGCCGGCTCCACCCCGCTGGAGGCCAAGCAGCTCCTCTCCGAGCAGCAGTACCGCGAGGCCCTGCAGCAATACGGCGAGGGCAGCTTCACCGCCCGCATGGGCGCCGAGGCCATCCGCGACGTCCTCAAGAGCATCGACCTGGGCTCCCTGACCCAGGAGATCGCCGAGGCTTTGACCGCGACCAAGAGCAAGCAGACCCGCAAGAAGCTGGCCAAGCGCCTCAAGCTGCTGCAGGGCTTCATCAGCTCCGGCGCGCGTCCGGAGTGGATGATCCTGGAAGTCCTCCCCGTCATTCCGCCCGACCTGCGTCCCCTCGTTCCCCTCGAAGGCGGCCGCTTCGCCACCTCCGACCTGAACGACCTCTACCGCCGCGTCATCAACCGGAACAACCGTCTGCGGAACCTTCTCCAGCTGAAGACCCCCGACGTCATCATCCGGAATGAGAAGCGCATGCTGCAGGAGGCCGTCGACGCCCTCTTCGACAACGGCCGCCACGGCCGCGCCGTCACGGGCGCCGGCAACCGCCCCTTGAAGTCCCTTTCCGACATGCTCAAGGGCAAGACCGGCCGTTTCCGCATGAACCTGCTCGGAAAGCGCGTCGACTACTCCGGCCGCTCCGTCATCGTCATCGGGCCCGACCTGAAGCTCTCCCAGTGCGGCCTGCCGAAGAAGATGGCCCTCGTCCTCTTCGAGCCGTTCATCATCCGCCGCCTGCGCGAGATGGGCTACGTCCACACCGTCCGCAGCGCCAAGAAGATGATCGAGCGCCAGGAATCCGTGGTCTGGGACATCCTTGAGGACGTCACCAAGGGCCACTCGGTCCTCCTCAACCGCGCCCCCACGCTCCACCGCCTCTCCATCCAGGCGTTCGAGCCGAAGCTCATCGAAGGCGAGGCGATCCGCGTTCACCCGCTGGTCTGTACCGCCTACAACGCCGACTTCGACGGCGACCAGATGGCCGTGCACGTCCCGTTGTCGGTCGAGGCCCAGCTGGAGGCCCGCCTCCTCATGCTGGCGACCAACAACATCTTCTCCCCCTCCAGCGGCCGCCCGATCACCACGCCGTCCCAGGACATCACCCTGGGCTGCTACTACCTGACGCAGGGCCCGCGCCGCATCCCCGGCCAGCAGGCCGCGGACAAGGACAAGGAAAAGAAGCGCCTGCCCCTCTTCGGCGACATCGACGAAGTCCTCTTCGCCCATGCCGACAAGGTCATCGGCACCCACGAGCTGATCCTCCTCAAGAACCCGGACTACGGCGTCGAAGGCACCGTCTACGGCGACAAGGAGAAGAAGATGATCGAGACCACCGCCGGTCGCGTCCTCTTCAACCAGATCTGGCCCCAGGGTCTTGGCTACTACAACAAGACGGCGGGCAAGAAGCAGCTCTCCGAGATCATCCTGCGCGCCTACCAGGTGGGCGGCCGGGAGGCGACCGTCGAGAGCCTCGACAAGCTCAAGGAACTCGGCTTCACCCAGGCCACCCGCGCCGGCATCTCCATCGGCATCGATGACATGATCATCCCCGAGGAGAAGAACAAGGTCATCGGGCGCGCCTACGAGCAGATCAGCGTCGTCGAGAAACAGTACCGCTCCGGCGCCATCACGGACGGCGAGCGCTACAACAAGATCGTCGACCTCTGGACCCAGGCGACCGACGAAATCGCCAGCGTCATGTTCCGCACCCTGGACTACAACCTGGGCCGCAAGGAGTACAACCCCCTCTACATGATGGTCGACTCCGGCGCCCGTGGTAACCGCCAGCAGGTCCGCCAGCTCGCGGGCATCCGCGGCCTCATGGCCAAGCCCTCCGGCGACATCATCGAGCGTCCGATCGTCTCGAACTTCCGCGAAGGCCTCTCGGTGCTCGAGTACTTCATCAGCACGCACGGCGCCCGCAAGGGTCTGGCCGACACCGCGCTGAAGACCGCCGACGCCGGTTACATGACCCGCAAGCTCCACGACGTGGCGCAGGACGTCATCGTCACCGAGCCCGATTGCGGCACCGTCAACGGCATCTGGGTCAAGGCGATCTACGAGGGCGACGAGGAAATCGTCCGCCTGGCCGACCGTATCTACGGCCGCGTCTCCTGCGACGACATCAACGACCCCGTCAGCCGCAAGCCGATCGTCCGCGCCAACGAGCTGATCGACGAGGCCAAGGCCAATGCCATCGAGCGCATCGGGACCGAGCGGGTCAAGATCCGCTCCGTCCTCACCTGCGAGACGAAGGCCGGCATCTGCGCCCTCTGCTACGGCTTGAACCTGGCCACCAACCAGGTTTCCAAGCTCGGCGAGGCCGTGGGCGTCATTGCCGCCCAGTCCATCGGCGAGCCCGGCACCCAGCTGACGATGCGTACCTTCCACATCGGCGGCACCGCGTCCCAGATCTTCAAGCAGCCCCAGATCAAGGCGAAGAACGACGGCGCGCTCAAGTTCAACGAGCTGCGCGTCGTCCGCTCCACCGAAGGCCAGTACGTCGTTCTGAACAAGAACGGCACCGTCATGGTCCAGGACGAGGAAGGCCGCGAGCTGGAAAGCTACACCGTGGCGATCGGCTCCATCATCTCCGTCGCCGAAGGCGAGAAGGTGAAGAAGGGCCAGATCTTCGTCCAATGGGATCCCTACAACGTCCCCATCCTCACCGAGAAGGCGGGAACCATCGAGTTCCACGACATCATCGAAGGGGTCACGATGAAGCGCGAGCTGGACGACGCCACCAAGCAGGTCGGCACCGTCATCATCGACCACAAGGAAGACCTGCACCCGCAGATCGTCGTCCTGGGCGACAAGAAGGAGATCCTGGCCTCCTACTCCATCCCCTCCGGCGCCCACGTCGAGGTGAAGGCGGGCCAGAAGGTCGAGGCCGGCCAGCGTTTGGCCAAGACCCCGCGCAAGGTCGTCAAGACCAAGGACATCACCGGTGGTCTGCCCCGCGTCGCCGAGCTGTTCGAGGCGCGCCGTCCGAAGGATGCCGCCGAGATCGCCAAGATCGACGGCGTCATCGAGGACGCCGGCATCGCCCGCGGCAAGAAGCGCCTCATCATCCGCGATCCCCAGACCGGCGCGGAAGAAGAGCACCTCATCCCGCTCTCCAAGCACCTCATCGTCTACAAGGGCGACTCGGTCAAGAAGGGCCAGCAGCTCACCGAAGGCCCCGTCGTCCCGCACGAAGTGCTGGAAGTCTGCGGGCCGCAGGACCTGCAGGAATACCTGCTCAACGAGGTGCAGGAGGTCTACCGCCTCCAGGGCGTCGAGATCAACGACAAGCACATCGAGATCATCGTCCGCCAGATGCTGCGCAAGGTGAAGATCACCGATCCGGGCGACACCGGCTTCCTCTGGGGCGAGCAGATCGACCGCCTCGACTTCGAGGAGGAGAACCGCGAGATCGAGGAGAAGGGCGGCAAGCCCGCGGAGGCGTCCCCCGTCCTCCTGGGCATCACCAAGGCCTCGCTGGAGACGGAGAGCTTCATCTCCGCCGCCAGCTTCCAGGACACCACCCGCGTCCTCACTGATGCGGCCACCCTGGGCAAGATCGACAACCTCCGCGGCTTCAAGGAGAACATCATCATGGGCCACCTGATCCCGGCCGGCACGGGCTTCATCACCCACCGCTCGATCAACCTGATCGAGCTGGGCGAGCCGGTCGGCGAGCCCGTCATCTTCCGCGAGAAGCGCGAAGGGGACGAGGCGGCCGCCGCCGAGCGCTCCAAGCTGGAGCTGGCCCAGGCCCTCGGGTAA
- a CDS encoding PH domain-containing protein: protein MLGDPDFSKIIDEKEEVLWTGAPTALPFLLQGVPFLLIGLAWGAFDYFGFIRHMSGGTGAMAGAAIPFFALHLFPCWGSIGYMAWLCLVVGNVRYAFTNRRLLIRSGVFGIDFKALDYDRIQELDVTVNPVEKILGVGSIRAFSGQTNAKGVPVYDRFIGIEDPYGVYKRIKQVTVDIKTDWNYPNALRPPANQGYSTRYEPPAGS from the coding sequence ATGTTGGGCGATCCGGATTTTTCGAAAATCATCGATGAAAAGGAGGAGGTGCTGTGGACGGGTGCTCCCACGGCGCTTCCCTTTCTCCTGCAGGGCGTTCCCTTTCTGCTCATCGGGCTTGCCTGGGGGGCTTTTGATTACTTTGGTTTTATCCGCCATATGTCTGGAGGGACCGGGGCGATGGCGGGGGCGGCGATCCCGTTCTTTGCCCTGCACCTTTTCCCCTGTTGGGGAAGCATCGGCTATATGGCCTGGCTTTGCCTGGTGGTGGGAAACGTCCGCTATGCCTTTACGAACCGGCGACTCTTGATCCGCTCCGGCGTCTTTGGCATCGATTTCAAGGCGCTCGATTACGACCGCATTCAGGAACTGGACGTGACCGTGAATCCTGTCGAAAAGATTCTCGGCGTGGGATCGATTCGGGCTTTTTCCGGCCAGACGAACGCAAAGGGCGTGCCGGTCTACGACCGCTTCATCGGCATCGAAGATCCGTATGGGGTCTATAAGCGCATCAAGCAGGTCACGGTCGACATCAAGACCGATTGGAATTACCCCAACGCTCTCCGTCCCCCGGCCAACCAGGGCTATTCGACCCGGTACGAGCCTCCCGCCGGTTCATAA
- the thiC gene encoding phosphomethylpyrimidine synthase ThiC, whose translation MSKQNGTSYAGLLPNSKKIYVTGSAPDIRVPLREVSLSATRNFKGELEPNAAVRVYDTSGLYTDADAAVDVRKGLPSLRQRWIEARGDTEVYEGRRVQPRDNGYLSETHAAGAQAKEGRGRLDIFQGHRQPRRAKAGANVSQMHYARKGIITPEMEYIAIRENLGREFKAVQATQSGDRRSLNLAHAGQSWGASIPKVITPEFVRDEVARGRAIIPANINHPESEPMIIGRNFRVKINANIGNSAVASSIEEEVEKLTWGILWGADTTMDLSTGKNIHETREWILRNSPVPIGTVPIYQALEKVGGKAEELTWEIYRDTLIEQAEQGVDYFTIHAGVLLRYVPWTARRQCGIVSRGGSILAKWCLAHHKENFLYTHFEEICEIMKAYDVSFSLGDGLRPGAVADANDDAQLGELETLGELTQIAWKHDVQTMIEGPGHVSMQLIKENMDLQLKHCHEAPFYTLGPLTTDIAPGYDHLTSAIGAAMIGWFGCAMLCYVTPKEHLGLPDKEDVKAGVIAYKIAAHAADLAKGFPGAQERDNALSKARFEFRWEDQFNLSLDPVTARSYHDETLPQDGAKQAHFCSMCGPQFCSMKITEDVRRYAEENGYTAEEALQKGLAEKAGEFQETGAEVYAKA comes from the coding sequence ATGAGCAAGCAAAACGGCACCTCCTACGCGGGGCTCCTCCCCAATTCCAAGAAGATCTACGTCACCGGCAGCGCGCCCGACATCCGCGTCCCGCTGCGCGAGGTCTCCCTTTCCGCCACCCGCAACTTCAAGGGCGAGCTGGAGCCGAACGCCGCTGTCCGCGTCTACGACACTTCCGGCCTCTATACCGACGCCGACGCGGCGGTCGATGTCCGCAAGGGGCTCCCCTCCCTGCGCCAGCGGTGGATCGAGGCCCGGGGCGACACCGAGGTCTACGAGGGCCGCCGCGTCCAGCCGCGCGACAACGGCTACCTCTCCGAAACCCACGCGGCCGGCGCGCAGGCGAAGGAAGGCCGGGGCCGCCTGGACATCTTCCAGGGCCATCGCCAGCCCCGCCGCGCCAAGGCGGGCGCCAACGTCAGCCAGATGCACTATGCCCGGAAGGGGATCATCACCCCGGAGATGGAATACATCGCCATCCGGGAGAACCTGGGCCGGGAATTCAAGGCCGTCCAGGCCACCCAGAGCGGCGACCGCCGCAGCCTGAACTTGGCCCACGCCGGCCAGTCCTGGGGCGCCTCCATCCCGAAGGTCATCACCCCGGAATTCGTCCGGGACGAGGTGGCCCGGGGCCGCGCCATCATCCCGGCGAACATCAACCACCCGGAGAGCGAGCCGATGATCATCGGCCGCAACTTCCGCGTGAAGATCAACGCCAACATCGGCAACTCCGCCGTCGCCTCCTCCATCGAGGAAGAGGTGGAAAAGCTCACCTGGGGCATCCTCTGGGGCGCGGACACCACCATGGACCTCTCCACCGGGAAGAACATCCATGAGACCCGGGAATGGATCCTGCGCAACAGCCCCGTGCCCATCGGCACCGTGCCGATCTACCAGGCCTTGGAAAAGGTTGGCGGCAAGGCGGAGGAGCTGACCTGGGAAATCTACCGGGACACCTTGATCGAGCAGGCGGAGCAGGGCGTCGACTACTTCACCATCCACGCGGGCGTCCTTCTGCGCTACGTGCCGTGGACGGCCCGCCGCCAGTGCGGCATCGTCAGCCGCGGCGGCTCGATTTTGGCCAAGTGGTGCCTGGCCCACCACAAGGAGAACTTCCTCTACACCCATTTCGAGGAGATTTGCGAGATCATGAAGGCCTACGACGTCAGCTTCTCCCTGGGCGACGGCCTGCGTCCGGGCGCGGTGGCCGACGCCAACGACGACGCGCAGCTGGGCGAGCTGGAAACCCTGGGCGAGCTGACCCAGATCGCCTGGAAGCACGATGTCCAGACCATGATCGAGGGCCCGGGCCATGTCTCCATGCAGCTTATCAAGGAGAACATGGACCTGCAGCTCAAGCACTGCCATGAGGCGCCCTTCTACACCCTGGGACCGCTCACCACGGACATCGCCCCCGGCTACGACCATCTCACCAGCGCCATCGGCGCGGCGATGATCGGCTGGTTCGGCTGCGCGATGCTCTGCTACGTCACGCCGAAGGAGCACCTGGGCCTGCCGGACAAGGAGGACGTGAAGGCCGGCGTCATCGCCTACAAGATCGCCGCCCATGCCGCCGATCTGGCCAAGGGCTTCCCCGGCGCCCAGGAGCGGGACAACGCCCTCTCCAAGGCCCGCTTCGAGTTCCGCTGGGAGGACCAGTTCAACCTTTCCCTCGATCCCGTCACGGCCCGTTCCTATCACGACGAGACGCTGCCCCAGGATGGGGCCAAGCAGGCCCACTTCTGCTCCATGTGCGGCCCGCAGTTCTGCTCGATGAAGATCACGGAGGATGTCCGCCGCTACGCGGAGGAAAACGGCTACACCGCCGAGGAAGCCCTGCAAAAGGGCCTGGCCGAAAAGGCGGGCGAGTTCCAGGAAACCGGCGCCGAGGTCTACGCCAAAGCGTAG